The nucleotide window TCGTCGAAGCGCATGTCCTCGTCGAGCACCTGCTCGGTGTCGGGCTGCCAGTCGTCCACCGTCAGGTACGGCGTGTCGCCTCCCTGCGCCATACGGTACAGCCTCTCCTCGATGGACCCGATCACGAAGCCCAGGTTCACGCTGGCGTCCCGGTCCACGAAGACGTAGGGCAGCATCCGCCGCGCACAGAATTCCCGCAGCGAGTACAAAAAGGGCGTGACGCCCTCGCTGCGCTGCTCGACATGCGGCACGATGGCCGCGCCCGGGTGGCCGGGGCGGGGCGGCGCGAGAAACTGCACGTCCCGGAACGCCTCGACTGGCAACCCCATGAGCGCGTAGCGGTGGTCGGGCAGCCCCTTCTGCGCCTGCGCCTCGGCTTCGCGGGTGATCACCTCGCGGTTGCGTTGGTCGAGAAACAGCAGGTCCTCGCCCTTGACGTTGAAGATCAGCGCCCGGCCCGCCGCCGCGCCCACGCCCATCATGCCGCTGCGGAAGATGGAGTGCAGCAGGAACAGGGCGTAACTCGTCTTGGTCGCCACGCCGGAAATCCCGCTGATATTGATGTGGCCGCCGTTTTCGCCGTTCACGAAGCGGTAGTTGATGGGCAACACCTGCCCGTCGGCCAGCAGCCCGCCGGGAAAGGCCTTGTCGCCCATCTTGTCGGCGCTCAGGGCCATACGCAGGTCGTTGCCGCGCGCGTGGCGCACCGCGTCGCCGGGCTGCGGCGGAATGAAGTTCTCGGGCTGCACGCGCGTCACCAGCACCCGCGCCGCGTAGCTCACGCTGGCCGGCAACAGGCCCGCCGCCACGTCCTGCACGTCGCTGTCGAAGGTCACGCCCTCGTGCCGGGTGCGCACATGGTCCACGATGCCGTAGAAGTTCACGGCCGACCCGTCGGGCTTGCGGGTCTCCACCGCCACGAGGTCGTCGAGCTGCACGCTCGCGCCGGGCAATACCGCGAACCAGAAACTGACGGGGGTCACGTCCTGCGTGCCCAGCACCATACCGACCTGTAGGCCCGCCGGACTGCCCGAGGTCGGGCCGAACTTGAGGTTTGTCACGCGACCGCCTGCGGGTGCAGCGAGGCGATGTGCGCCCGGATACGCCGGGTCACGAGGTCGGCGCTGCCCATTGAGCGGCCCATCGCCTGCTCGAGCGCCGCCGTGGGAATGAGGTTCTGCGGCGCGCGCGGGTCCTTGTGGGCGCGGCTGCCCAGGCGGGTCAGGAGGGTGCCGCTAAGGTTCGCCACCTGCCGCACGATGGGCGGCAGAAAGCTCGGGTCATCCGGCGCGAACATCTCCAGACGCATGACGCCTGCCATGGGGTGCTGATAGAAGGCCGCCTCGCACAGCCGCACGTACCAGATCAAGCGGGTGAACTGCCCGTTGCGGTAGGTCATGCGCATGACGGGGGTGCGCTCGCCGGGCCTGAGTTCGGCCAGCAGGGCCGCGCGGTCGGGCGGGAGGTACATGGTCTCCATGGTCTTGACGCAGCCGACCACCGCGCCGTCGAGATTCTGCCCGCGCAGGGTGCCGTCCTGCACGGTCAGGGCACTCAGCCACTCGCGGTCGTCCTGCTCGTCGGCCGGCACGCGGGAGGCCAGCGCGTGCGAAAGGCGCTGCTCGGCGGCCAGCATCTGCCCCTGCAACAGGTTCAGGGCGGCCAGGGCGTCCGTGCCCTGCATGGCGACCGGGGTGTATTCCAGCTGCCCGGTGTGCGGATTGCGGGGCGACAGGGTCATGGGGTCCAGGCGCAGGTCCGGCGCGTGGGCCAGCAGCCGCGCCGCCTTCACCTCCCGCAGTTCGGCCTGTCTGGAGCCGTGCGGGCAGAGTTCCACGGCCCCGACCACGAAGGCCCCGAAGCCGCCCAGGCCGCTCTGCCCGAAATCGTCTTCGATGAACAGGCGGGATTCCATGCGGCGTTTGCCGTCCACGACGAACACCTGCCGCAGCCGTTCCGGGATGGGACGGGCGGGCAGCGCCACCCAGCGCTCTGTTTCGAGGTCGTCGAGGGTGCCGTCGAAGCTCTGGAGACCGAGTTGCCCCCCGTTCGTGTCTACCGGCCAGGGGTCGAGGCGAATACGCATGCGGCGCATTCTACGCCCGGTGCAGAAAAGCTCGCCGAAAGATGCACCGAAAAACGCGCGGCCGGAGTGTCCGGGAGCCGCGCGTCAGGGCAGGGTGGGTTCAGGGAAGGGTCGGCTCAGCCGTGGTAGCCGCTGAGCTGGCGCAACTGCACTTCGTCGGTCAGGGTCAGGCAGCGGTAGGCGGGGGTCAGCAGGCCATCGTCGCGCATTTCGCCGATGAGCTTGCTCACACTTTCGCGCGTGGCCCCGGTGCCCTCGGCGATGAGTTCGTGGGTGGCGCGCACGAAGCGCACACCGTCGGCGTGACGGCCCCCCAGGCTGCTGTCGGCAAGGCTCAGGAGGTAGCGGGCGATGCGCTCGCGCAGGTCGCCGTCCTGAATGTGCACGCCGTCGTTCATGACGCGCTGGAGCTGGGTGCTCAGGCTGCGCGTCACCTCCCAGAGTTCGGCGGTGCTGAGCTGTTCGACGTGGATGGCCATGACGACCGCGTCGGTCAGGGCGACCATCTGGTGCGACCGGGGCTGGCCGTGCAGGATTTCCTCGCCGAAGATGTCGCCGGGGTGGATGTGGCGGACGGTCAGGTTGCGGCCCTGGGGCGTGAGGCGCACGGCGCGCAGCAGCCCCGAGTCGAGACG belongs to Deinococcus sp. Leaf326 and includes:
- a CDS encoding ATP-binding protein, with the protein product MVLGTQDVTPVSFWFAVLPGASVQLDDLVAVETRKPDGSAVNFYGIVDHVRTRHEGVTFDSDVQDVAAGLLPASVSYAARVLVTRVQPENFIPPQPGDAVRHARGNDLRMALSADKMGDKAFPGGLLADGQVLPINYRFVNGENGGHINISGISGVATKTSYALFLLHSIFRSGMMGVGAAAGRALIFNVKGEDLLFLDQRNREVITREAEAQAQKGLPDHRYALMGLPVEAFRDVQFLAPPRPGHPGAAIVPHVEQRSEGVTPFLYSLREFCARRMLPYVFVDRDASVNLGFVIGSIEERLYRMAQGGDTPYLTVDDWQPDTEQVLDEDMRFDEMGSVRIGTFAQLAAYLEYKLLDANDGEGDRKWVGKQSPATLQAFIRRLRGVQKHLTPLVRGDVSAEQVARFRPDPLKAGVQTTVVDIHTLSATAQMFIVGVLLRDLFEYKERVGRQDTVFVVLDELNKYAPRDGDSPIKDVLLDIAERGRSLGIILIGAQQTASEVERRIVSNAAIRVVGRLDLAEAERPEYRFLPQSFRARAGILQPGTMLVSQPDVPNPVLVNYPFPAWATRKDEVDDLGGREVAEVGEDWLR
- a CDS encoding DNA double-strand break repair nuclease NurA, which translates into the protein MRRMRIRLDPWPVDTNGGQLGLQSFDGTLDDLETERWVALPARPIPERLRQVFVVDGKRRMESRLFIEDDFGQSGLGGFGAFVVGAVELCPHGSRQAELREVKAARLLAHAPDLRLDPMTLSPRNPHTGQLEYTPVAMQGTDALAALNLLQGQMLAAEQRLSHALASRVPADEQDDREWLSALTVQDGTLRGQNLDGAVVGCVKTMETMYLPPDRAALLAELRPGERTPVMRMTYRNGQFTRLIWYVRLCEAAFYQHPMAGVMRLEMFAPDDPSFLPPIVRQVANLSGTLLTRLGSRAHKDPRAPQNLIPTAALEQAMGRSMGSADLVTRRIRAHIASLHPQAVA
- a CDS encoding Crp/Fnr family transcriptional regulator, whose translation is MSFYTRPTTPPGRFETAQGRPLRRGDTLYYAGDQAPSLYRLDSGLLRAVRLTPQGRNLTVRHIHPGDIFGEEILHGQPRSHQMVALTDAVVMAIHVEQLSTAELWEVTRSLSTQLQRVMNDGVHIQDGDLRERIARYLLSLADSSLGGRHADGVRFVRATHELIAEGTGATRESVSKLIGEMRDDGLLTPAYRCLTLTDEVQLRQLSGYHG